The following proteins are co-located in the Conyzicola lurida genome:
- a CDS encoding response regulator transcription factor — translation MRLAILDDHEVLLDSLSSWIFANAPDFDLVLSASTWIELVHSDNFPTDLVFLDFQLKEPVSIEARVRTCRAAGAKVIVLTSLDSRESRDRALAAGAAGFLSKSLPMREVMDAARQIMGVRPNTVVQRDWRPLPVGATSQSRPKLSAGEVEAFRLYVSGYSTVEVATKMNVQYETAKTYLRRVREKYAKANRPASKKAELIRRAAEDGYLL, via the coding sequence CACGAAGTGCTGCTCGACAGCCTCAGCAGCTGGATTTTCGCCAACGCCCCCGACTTCGACCTCGTGCTGAGCGCCAGCACCTGGATCGAGCTCGTGCACAGCGACAACTTCCCGACCGACCTCGTCTTCCTCGACTTCCAGCTCAAGGAGCCCGTGTCGATCGAGGCGCGCGTGCGCACCTGCCGCGCAGCCGGTGCCAAGGTCATCGTGCTCACCAGCCTCGACAGCCGCGAGTCCCGCGACCGGGCGCTCGCCGCCGGTGCCGCCGGATTCCTCTCCAAGTCGCTCCCCATGCGCGAGGTGATGGACGCCGCCCGCCAGATCATGGGCGTGCGCCCCAACACCGTCGTGCAGCGGGACTGGCGTCCGCTGCCGGTCGGCGCCACCAGCCAGTCGCGCCCCAAACTCAGCGCCGGCGAGGTCGAGGCGTTCCGTCTCTACGTCTCCGGGTACAGCACCGTCGAGGTCGCCACCAAGATGAACGTGCAGTACGAGACCGCCAAGACCTACCTGCGCCGCGTGCGCGAGAAATACGCCAAAGCCAACCGGCCGGCCAGCAAAAAAGCGGAACTGATTCGTCGGGCCGCTGAGGACGGATACCTGCTCTAA
- a CDS encoding SLC13 family permease has translation MNVEVIALIVLVAVFAISAIRNIHMGALALVAALIVGVLIVGESFDDVLGGFPVDALLILLGITYLFGIARETGTIDWLVDRSVRLIGDRVALIPWAMFVIGTLVACLGTSHAAFTIVPIAMSLAAKHRIHSTMMGIVMSSAIVGGALAPTSINGITVMTVARTAGIDYNPGLMFGLSVGINTLVVLVAFFMFGGRELMTRRRTALAASVAAGNGSGAAGGTGGTAVLTETVLKPLTGYQAIVLASIPVLVIGFFTITLLDIDLNLGAVALTLALVLAFIKPDVGRKAMTRIDWGTILLLGGIITYVGVLTRLGAIDQLGEAARSVNEPLIAAFVICVIAGLVSAFASTIGILGALIPLAVPLLVPGGGLEMTGFIFALAISASLVDCAPFGTTGATIVASGVEEERPRLYRHLMAWGLSMVIIGPVVTIGLFVIPFLGG, from the coding sequence GTGAACGTCGAGGTCATCGCGCTCATCGTCCTGGTCGCGGTCTTCGCGATCTCCGCGATCCGCAACATCCACATGGGTGCGCTCGCGCTCGTCGCCGCCCTGATCGTCGGCGTGCTCATCGTCGGCGAAAGCTTCGACGACGTGCTCGGCGGCTTCCCGGTCGACGCCCTGCTGATCCTGCTGGGCATCACCTACCTGTTCGGCATCGCGCGCGAGACCGGCACGATCGACTGGCTGGTCGACCGCTCCGTGCGGCTGATCGGCGACCGGGTCGCGCTGATCCCGTGGGCGATGTTCGTCATCGGCACGCTCGTCGCCTGCCTCGGCACCTCGCACGCGGCCTTCACCATCGTGCCGATCGCGATGAGCCTGGCGGCCAAACATCGCATCCACTCCACGATGATGGGCATCGTGATGAGTTCGGCGATCGTCGGAGGCGCGCTCGCACCGACGAGCATCAACGGCATCACGGTCATGACCGTCGCCCGCACCGCCGGCATCGACTACAACCCGGGCCTGATGTTCGGCCTCTCGGTCGGCATCAATACCCTCGTCGTGCTCGTCGCCTTCTTCATGTTCGGCGGACGCGAGCTCATGACCCGCCGCCGCACGGCTCTCGCGGCCAGCGTCGCGGCGGGCAACGGCTCGGGCGCGGCAGGCGGTACCGGAGGCACCGCGGTGCTCACCGAGACCGTCCTCAAGCCGCTCACCGGCTACCAGGCCATCGTTCTCGCGTCGATCCCCGTGTTGGTCATCGGATTCTTCACGATCACCCTCCTCGACATCGACCTCAACCTCGGTGCTGTCGCTCTGACGCTGGCCCTCGTGCTCGCCTTCATCAAGCCGGATGTCGGCCGCAAGGCCATGACGCGCATCGACTGGGGAACAATCTTGCTCCTCGGCGGAATCATCACCTACGTCGGCGTGCTCACCCGCCTCGGCGCCATCGACCAGCTCGGCGAGGCCGCCCGCTCGGTCAACGAGCCGCTGATCGCCGCGTTCGTCATCTGTGTCATCGCGGGGCTCGTCTCGGCCTTCGCCTCCACGATCGGTATCCTCGGCGCGCTCATCCCGCTCGCCGTGCCGCTGCTCGTCCCCGGCGGCGGACTCGAGATGACCGGCTTCATCTTCGCGCTCGCCATCTCGGCGTCGCTCGTCGACTGTGCGCCCTTCGGCACCACGGGCGCCACGATCGTGGCTTCCGGGGTCGAGGAGGAGCGTCCGCGCCTCTACCGCCACCTCATGGCATGGGGTCTGTCGATGGTCATCATCGGCCCGGTCGTCACGATCGGCCTGTTCGTGATCCCGTTCCTCGGGGGATAG
- a CDS encoding homoserine dehydrogenase, with translation MVIQSSTPQRATPIRVLLTGANGGYGRTLLDQLRRLPDMTATQLVDPDVAGVTRMLRELGVADDLIAVPASADETAAAIAAGKTAVVADASAIDWASVEVLVEATGRVEAGHAYADTALDSGVHVVMVSKEIESVAGVALSAKAREKGLRYLPGDGDQPANLLRLTAWVLEVGFDIVALGKSSEYDLAFDPATGVVNQNGVTIDAPGLADLLELGDDLAATVAARSAQVAALKRSAAADYCEMNVVSLYTGAISDVEGMHYPVARPDELADLYAAREDGGLIGRTGSIDVFSMLRLPGEASFAGGVFVIVRTGDAVTWDILAGKGHVVSRDGKYACIYWPYHFMGVETPITIAAAVDDTSVIAEPRQHTVLAARAPEALEPGTTFRVEGHHHEIAGVAPVLIDPDGGEIAPYYLLSGARLVSGVAAGDLVRISDLADVPAAALAAYRSGLALGV, from the coding sequence ATGGTGATCCAGAGCTCGACTCCCCAACGCGCGACTCCCATCCGCGTCCTGCTGACCGGTGCCAACGGGGGATACGGCCGCACGCTGCTCGACCAGCTGCGCCGCCTGCCCGACATGACGGCCACCCAGCTGGTGGATCCCGACGTCGCCGGAGTCACCCGCATGCTGCGCGAGCTCGGAGTAGCCGACGACCTGATCGCCGTCCCGGCCTCCGCCGACGAGACAGCCGCAGCCATCGCCGCGGGCAAGACCGCCGTGGTGGCCGACGCCTCCGCCATCGACTGGGCCTCCGTCGAGGTGCTCGTCGAAGCGACCGGACGCGTCGAGGCCGGACACGCCTACGCCGACACCGCCCTCGACTCCGGTGTGCACGTCGTGATGGTGAGCAAGGAGATCGAGTCGGTCGCCGGGGTCGCCCTCAGCGCCAAAGCCCGCGAGAAGGGCCTCCGCTACCTCCCGGGCGACGGCGACCAGCCCGCCAACCTGCTGCGTCTCACCGCGTGGGTGCTCGAGGTCGGCTTCGACATCGTGGCGCTCGGCAAGTCCAGCGAGTACGACCTGGCCTTCGACCCGGCGACCGGCGTCGTCAACCAGAACGGCGTCACGATCGACGCCCCCGGCCTGGCCGACCTGCTCGAGCTCGGCGACGACCTCGCCGCCACGGTCGCCGCCCGGTCCGCGCAGGTCGCGGCCCTCAAGCGCTCCGCCGCCGCCGACTACTGCGAGATGAACGTCGTCTCGCTCTACACCGGCGCGATCTCCGACGTGGAGGGCATGCACTACCCGGTCGCCCGCCCCGACGAACTCGCCGACCTCTACGCGGCCCGAGAGGACGGCGGACTGATCGGCCGCACCGGCTCGATCGACGTCTTCTCGATGCTGCGTCTCCCCGGCGAGGCGAGCTTCGCGGGCGGTGTGTTCGTCATCGTGCGCACCGGAGACGCGGTCACCTGGGACATCCTCGCCGGTAAAGGCCACGTCGTGAGCCGCGACGGCAAGTACGCGTGCATCTACTGGCCGTACCACTTCATGGGCGTCGAGACGCCGATCACGATCGCCGCCGCAGTGGACGACACCTCGGTGATCGCCGAACCGCGCCAGCACACCGTGCTCGCCGCGCGCGCTCCCGAGGCGCTCGAACCCGGAACGACGTTCCGCGTCGAGGGGCACCACCACGAGATCGCCGGCGTCGCCCCCGTGCTCATCGACCCCGACGGCGGAGAGATCGCGCCGTACTACCTGCTCTCCGGCGCCCGACTCGTCTCCGGCGTCGCCGCGGGCGACCTCGTGCGCATCTCCGACCTCGCCGATGTGCCCGCCGCGGCGCTCGCCGCCTACCGCTCCGGCCTCGCGCTCGGGGTCTGA
- a CDS encoding DeoR/GlpR family DNA-binding transcription regulator, whose amino-acid sequence MQQTAPLIPEQRRESILRHLQRSHVLSYRQLTELLGVSQMTVRRDVAALEEEGRVSATPGGAKLVSRLIEEPSRAVKQAAGVAEKAAIARVAAGMVSDSMTVYLDAGTTVQAMRPFLQNVNDLTIVTNDLATVQAFLDHPTADLICIGGRVDKANLSTMGRLTRLALSELSLDVAFISSSSWDLAHGVTTPVEAKLEAKRAAIATAETSVLMADSSKYGRFGRYRALRLDELSTVVTDSSLPDAAADALRGADVDLILAE is encoded by the coding sequence ATGCAGCAGACGGCACCACTGATCCCCGAGCAGCGGCGCGAGAGCATCCTCCGCCACCTGCAGCGCAGCCACGTGCTGAGCTACCGCCAGCTCACCGAGCTGCTCGGCGTGAGCCAGATGACCGTGCGCCGCGACGTCGCCGCGCTCGAAGAAGAGGGCCGCGTCAGCGCCACCCCCGGCGGCGCCAAGCTCGTCTCGCGGCTGATCGAGGAGCCGAGCCGGGCCGTCAAGCAGGCCGCGGGCGTCGCCGAGAAGGCCGCCATCGCCCGCGTCGCCGCCGGCATGGTCAGCGACTCGATGACGGTCTACCTCGACGCGGGAACCACCGTGCAGGCCATGCGCCCGTTCCTGCAGAACGTCAACGACCTCACGATCGTCACCAACGACCTCGCGACCGTGCAGGCGTTCCTCGACCATCCGACCGCCGACCTGATCTGCATCGGCGGCCGCGTCGACAAGGCGAACCTGTCGACCATGGGGCGGCTGACCCGTCTCGCGCTCTCGGAGCTGTCGCTCGACGTGGCGTTCATCTCGTCGAGCTCGTGGGATCTCGCCCACGGCGTCACCACCCCCGTCGAGGCCAAACTCGAGGCGAAGCGCGCGGCGATCGCGACCGCGGAGACCTCGGTACTCATGGCCGACAGCTCGAAGTACGGGCGCTTCGGCCGCTACCGCGCGCTGCGCCTCGACGAACTGAGCACCGTCGTCACCGACAGTTCATTGCCGGATGCCGCGGCCGACGCCCTGCGCGGGGCCGACGTCGACCTGATCCTGGCCGAGTAG
- the otnK gene encoding 3-oxo-tetronate kinase produces the protein MKRFTMQIGAVADDFTGATDLATTLRRRGMSAAVVIENQEIAADRLAGLDAVVVALKSRTAPVGVAVADSLAALERVIGWGAERVYLKYCSTFDSTDEGNIGPVLDAFVDRLAVDRTVVVPAFPANGRTVENGTLYVNGDLLENSSMRHHPLTPMTKSRLSEILAPQTHAAISEIPLDVVREGVDALRAAVDAAAPGYLVVDATDDADLRTIALATAHLRLLSGGAGLATGLDATGTASPDDFPRFGARRLVVCGSASATTRAQIADAASKHPTRKVDVSAAVADPAAEVDAIAQWVRSLDASAVPVVYSVGELADVLPGEAGAAAASVVESVLSAVVARLVDDGTVDQVIVAGGETSGAVVKALGISLLTIGPQLAPGVCWSAADTAGGHEVALVLKSGNFGAVDLFTSAWEVLV, from the coding sequence ATGAAGAGGTTCACCATGCAGATCGGCGCCGTAGCCGACGACTTCACGGGAGCGACCGACCTCGCGACGACTCTGCGTCGTCGCGGCATGTCCGCCGCCGTGGTCATCGAGAACCAAGAGATCGCCGCCGACCGACTGGCCGGCCTCGACGCCGTCGTCGTCGCCCTCAAGTCCCGCACCGCTCCCGTCGGCGTCGCGGTCGCCGACTCGCTCGCCGCGCTCGAGCGCGTCATCGGCTGGGGTGCCGAGCGCGTCTACCTCAAGTACTGCTCCACCTTCGACTCCACCGACGAGGGCAACATCGGCCCGGTACTCGACGCGTTCGTCGACCGCCTCGCCGTCGACCGCACGGTCGTGGTGCCCGCGTTCCCCGCGAACGGCCGCACCGTCGAGAACGGCACCCTCTACGTCAACGGCGACCTGCTCGAGAATTCGTCGATGCGCCATCACCCGCTCACCCCGATGACGAAGAGCCGCCTGAGCGAGATCCTCGCCCCGCAGACGCACGCCGCCATCAGCGAGATCCCGCTCGACGTCGTGCGCGAGGGCGTGGACGCGCTCCGTGCCGCGGTCGACGCCGCCGCCCCCGGCTACCTCGTGGTCGATGCGACCGACGACGCCGACCTTCGCACCATCGCGCTGGCGACCGCCCACCTGCGGCTGCTCAGCGGCGGCGCGGGGCTCGCCACCGGCCTCGACGCCACGGGCACCGCCTCCCCCGACGACTTCCCGCGGTTCGGGGCACGACGCCTCGTCGTCTGCGGGTCGGCCTCCGCCACGACGAGGGCCCAGATAGCGGATGCCGCCAGCAAGCACCCAACCCGCAAAGTCGATGTCTCCGCCGCCGTCGCCGACCCCGCGGCCGAGGTCGACGCGATCGCGCAGTGGGTGCGCTCGCTCGACGCGTCCGCTGTGCCGGTCGTCTACTCGGTGGGCGAGCTCGCGGACGTGTTGCCCGGCGAGGCCGGTGCTGCCGCGGCATCCGTCGTCGAATCGGTTCTGTCGGCGGTCGTCGCACGACTCGTCGACGACGGCACCGTCGACCAGGTCATCGTCGCGGGCGGCGAGACGAGCGGGGCCGTGGTCAAAGCGCTCGGTATCTCGCTGCTGACGATCGGCCCGCAGCTCGCCCCCGGCGTGTGTTGGAGCGCCGCGGATACCGCGGGCGGGCACGAGGTCGCGCTCGTGCTGAAGAGCGGCAACTTCGGCGCCGTCGACCTGTTCACGAGCGCGTGGGAGGTGCTCGTATGA
- a CDS encoding class II aldolase/adducin family protein, producing the protein MSAEARLIAAGRALVEAGLSPGSSGNVSLRDGDRILMTGTGTRLGLLEPTDIAVLDGEGNQLSGPKPSKEVALHLALYAKNPDHRAVVHVHSPFAVAVSCLAPWSEHSAIPPLTPYSLMRVGQVPLLPFAAPGDPAMGRLITDSAFPFRGALLANHGAVVSGEDIERAIDSMVEFEEACRITVLTDGADRRLIAPDQVRAITGQWGMPWSD; encoded by the coding sequence ATGAGCGCCGAGGCGCGGCTGATCGCCGCCGGCCGCGCGCTGGTCGAGGCCGGGCTCAGCCCCGGCAGCTCGGGCAACGTGAGCCTGCGCGACGGCGACCGCATCCTGATGACCGGCACCGGCACGCGTCTAGGCCTGCTCGAACCGACCGACATCGCCGTGCTCGACGGGGAGGGGAACCAGCTCTCCGGCCCGAAGCCGTCGAAGGAGGTGGCCCTGCACCTCGCGCTCTACGCCAAGAATCCCGACCACCGGGCCGTGGTGCACGTGCATTCGCCCTTCGCCGTCGCGGTCTCCTGTCTCGCGCCGTGGTCGGAGCACAGCGCGATCCCGCCGCTGACCCCGTACTCGCTCATGCGCGTCGGCCAGGTGCCGCTGCTGCCGTTCGCCGCTCCCGGCGACCCCGCGATGGGCCGACTGATCACCGACAGCGCGTTCCCGTTCCGCGGGGCACTGCTCGCGAACCACGGCGCGGTGGTCAGCGGCGAGGACATCGAACGGGCCATCGACAGCATGGTCGAGTTCGAGGAGGCATGCCGCATCACGGTGCTCACCGACGGCGCCGACCGCCGCCTCATCGCACCCGACCAGGTGCGGGCGATCACCGGCCAGTGGGGCATGCCGTGGTCCGACTGA
- a CDS encoding thymidine kinase, translating into MSKLYFRYGAMNSGKSTALLQAAFNYEERDQQVLLAKPDIDTKGDNEIVSRLGVTRPVDFTVGPDEDIYVAFATERARVLRSTGVDVSCLLVDEAQFLSESQVDDLLRIAILEGVPVLAYGIRTDFQTVAFPGSRRLLEIAHSLEELKTICRCGRKAVFNARTVDGRFIFDGAQVAIDGQDVGYQSLCGACYLEESEGVLNNGRRERVELSYQAGPDADFA; encoded by the coding sequence ATGTCGAAACTCTACTTTCGCTATGGCGCGATGAACAGCGGCAAGAGCACCGCTCTCCTCCAGGCCGCGTTCAACTACGAGGAACGCGACCAGCAGGTGCTGCTCGCGAAGCCCGACATCGACACCAAAGGTGACAACGAGATCGTCTCGCGCCTCGGCGTGACGCGTCCGGTCGACTTCACGGTCGGCCCCGACGAGGACATCTACGTCGCCTTCGCCACCGAGCGGGCGCGCGTGCTGCGATCCACCGGTGTCGACGTCAGCTGCCTGCTCGTCGACGAGGCGCAGTTCCTCTCCGAGTCGCAGGTCGACGATCTTCTGCGCATCGCCATCCTCGAGGGCGTGCCCGTTCTCGCGTACGGTATCCGCACCGACTTCCAGACGGTCGCGTTTCCCGGCAGCCGCCGCCTCCTCGAGATCGCCCACTCGCTCGAAGAGCTCAAGACGATCTGCCGCTGCGGTCGCAAGGCCGTCTTCAACGCGCGCACCGTCGACGGACGTTTCATTTTCGACGGTGCCCAGGTGGCGATTGACGGGCAGGATGTCGGGTACCAGTCGCTCTGCGGAGCCTGCTACCTCGAGGAGAGCGAGGGTGTTCTCAACAACGGCCGTCGCGAGCGCGTCGAGCTGAGCTACCAGGCCGGCCCCGACGCCGACTTCGCCTGA